In Citrus sinensis cultivar Valencia sweet orange chromosome 4, DVS_A1.0, whole genome shotgun sequence, one DNA window encodes the following:
- the LOC102628652 gene encoding BTB/POZ domain-containing protein At5g17580 has translation MANRQSTRLPKSTTLTDVQLYVNGLPFILDRELLASKSAKVAAILDENPNQDLSYFLRDISPDTETFELVLRFCHGFEPQISTENVIPIIGLADYLEMTEAHCRNNLLRRALIFFEQEVLPSWNETIKALRVADDFLQQAVQLGLVDACFRSLIEKAVADPHLLGAPMKNLSCDEDSEDADDAYRPNARRKLFVIDWKSEDLTVLSLQLFDAIIRSMNQHGVPPEFVASSVCQYTKRWVLSSTVGDETVSIYKRKTQRDVLEAVEKLLPYERGLVPCTLLFEMLRYAIVLEASSDCRTGFEIRIGKQLDQATVRDLLIPSQGYAKEVQYDIECLRRILRNFCGSYSPSSQFPGYIKVAELIEKFLAEIAADIDLKVNTFLSIVEMSAEVPTVTQRNSDGIYMAIDIYFHKHRYLTESEREQVCRVLDCRKLSLEACEHAARNERLPLRVVVQALFAAQLHIRDTITREVALFPDDKMIVKEEMEEEVVAEDEAMVIKEMKIMSNKVMELERECLVMRKELQKSCSLQQHNNHNDKNKQKNEKPSMWKEMKRKFGCITSIHDCNCQVKKKKVHP, from the exons ATGGCCAATAGGCAAAGCACAAG GTTGCCAAAGTCTACAACCTTGACTGATGTGCAGCTCTATGTTAACGGCTTGCCTTTCATTTTGGACAGA GAACTCCTTGCTTCAAAATCGGCCAAGGTTGCTGCTATACTGGATGAGAATCCCAATCAAGACCTCTCTTATTTCCTCCGAGACATTTCACCTGATACTGAAACTTTTGAGCTTGTTCTAAGATTCTGCCACGGCTTTGAACCCCAGATCTCCACTGAAAATGTGATACCCATCATTGGCCTCGCTGACTACTTGGAGATGACTGAAGCTCACTGCAGAAACAATCTGTTGAGGAGGGCTCTCATCTTCTTTGAACAGGAAGTTCTCCCCAGCTGGAATGAAACCATTAAGGCTCTCCGAGTAGCAGATGATTTCCTTCAACAGGCTGTACAGCTTGGCCTGGTTGATGCCTGTTTTAGGTCTCTCATTGAGAAGGCGGTGGCTGATCCCCACCTTCTCGGGGCTCCGATGAAGAATTTGAGTTGTGATGAAGATAGTGAGGACGCTGATGATGCATATAGGCCAAACGCGAGGAGAAAGCTCTTCGTTATTGATTGGAAATCAGAGGATTTAACCGTACTGTCTCTTCAGCTTTTCGATGCCATCATTCGTTCAATGAATCAGCATGGGGTGCCCCCAGAGTTTGTGGCCTCATCCGTTTGTCAGTACACAAAAAGATGGGTTCTATCAAGCACCGTTGGAGATGAAACAGTGTCAATTTACAAGAGGAAAACTCAGAGGGATGTACTTGAAGCCGTGGAAAAGCTCTTGCCTTATGAAAGAGGACTCGTTCCGTGCACATTGTTGTTTGAAATGCTTCGATACGCAATTGTTTTGGAAGCTAGCTCTGATTGCAGAACTGGATTTGAGATCAGAATTGGGAAACAGCTTGATCAGGCAACAGTAAGAGACCTCCTAATTCCATCTCAAGGCTATGCTAAAGAAGTTCAATATGATATCGAGTGTTTGAGgaggattttgaggaatttcTGTGGCAGCTATTCTCCTTCATCTCAGTTTCCAGGATACATCAAAGTGGCAGAGCTGATTGAGAAATTCTTAGCAGAGATTGCGGCTGACATAGATTTGAAGGTGAATACGTTTCTTTCCATTGTGGAAATGTCAGCTGAAGTGCCCACAGTGACACAAAGAAACTCTGATGGAATTTACATGGCTATTGATATATACTTCCACAAGCACAGATACTTAACTGAATCAGAAAGAGAACAAGTATGTAGAGTTTTAGACTGCCGCAAGCTGTCCCTGGAAGCCTGCGAGCACGCGGCAAGAAATGAAAGATTGCCGTTGAGGGTGGTGGTGCAAGCATTGTTTGCGGCACAGTTGCACATAAGAGATACAATCACTAGAGAGGTGGCATTGTTTCCTGATGATAAAATGATCGTCAAGGAAGAAATGGAGGAGGAGGTGGTGGCGGAAGATGAAGCAATGGTGattaaagaaatgaagatAATGAGCAACAAGGTGATGGAGCTTGAAAGAGAGTGCCTTGTGATGAGGAAAGAACTTCAGAAGAGTTGCAGCTTGCAGCAACATAATAAtcataatgataaaaataaacagaaaaatgaGAAGCCTAGCATGTGGAAAGAGATGAAGAGGAAATTTGGGTGCATTACTTCaattcatgattgtaattgtcaagtcaagaagaagaaggtgCATCCATGA